A single window of Doryrhamphus excisus isolate RoL2022-K1 chromosome 5, RoL_Dexc_1.0, whole genome shotgun sequence DNA harbors:
- the LOC131130078 gene encoding leucine-rich repeat-containing protein 24-like translates to MSRGSSGLGMGGRRLIIPHQRPPSSSSSASSAVAMAPPLLPVLLFWLLPQAAAAYASCPASCRCYSLTVECGSTGLQSVPKHVPPPTQTVFLQDNVISQIRRQDLALLRHLHYLYLQNNTISAVEPGSFQNQAKLLELALNGNRIHLVTADMFQGLEHLRILYLAGNDITRLLDYTFRGLQRLQELHLQHNSIEVLADQALVGLTSLALLDLSRNHLHTIGPATLRPLVSLQVLRITDNPWRCDCALHWLRSWIDEEGQRLLSSAERRMACSEPPRLSHLSLVEVPLNSLVCIPPLVQLEPRRLAVRLGESLRVSCHASGYPRPQVTWRKASQGKVAPSPRGLVQELGGGARGGGRVEEPSEAARVSLQKNDGEHFDPDTGSGMLFLSNVTVAHAGFYECEAWNAGGVARVTFQLAINSSSSSSIWATWSQVTPPHSPAWPRLRSPGPASGSDVSQEPLYALGSMAFGALGAATQTAIAAGISLLALTALLLVAMIYSRHQQGDKDADGADQEESILYVNDYSDGPTTFAQLEEYRDERGHEMYVLNRAKPVLPPAPPTAVSTTSLGCPAPSDTSSHTASSGAGQPASPALNKQVQVDGDIRTMRRMAGEGGEAEPVVTSEGEGMFVNHTGLFVDSQIAYEIHC, encoded by the exons ATGAGCAGAGGTTCCAGCGGGCTCGGCATGGGAGGACGGCGCCTCATCATCCCTCATCAGCgtcctccatcatcatcatcatcag CCTCAtctgctgttgccatggcaccGCCCCTCCTGCCCGTGCTACTCTTCTGGCTCCTCCCCCAGGCCGCCGCTGCCTACGCCTCTTGCCCGGCGAGCTGCCGCTGCTACAGCCTGACGGTGGAGTGCGGCTCCACGGGCCTGCAGAGCGTCCCCAAACACGTGCCCCCGCCCACACAG ACAGTCTTCCTGCAGGATAATGTGATCAGTCAGATCCGCCGTCAGGACCTGGCTCTGCTCAGACACCTGCACTACCTCTACCTGCag AACAACACCATCTCTGCTGTGGAGCCCGGCTCTTTCCAGAACCAGGCTAAGCTGTTGGAGCTGGCCCTAAATGGAAACAGAATCCACTTGGTAACGGCTGACATGTTCCAGGGACTGGAACACCTGCGCATTCTTTACCTGGcaggaaatgacatcacacGGCTGCTAGACTACACTTTCCGTGGCTTGCAG CGCCTGCAGGAGCTCCACTTGCAGCACAACAGCATTGAGGTTCTGGCTGACCAGGCGCTGGTCGGTCTGACCTCGCTGGCTCTGTTGGACCTGAGCAGGAACCATCTTCACACCATTGGTCCGGCTACACTGCGACCGCTGGTTAGTCTGCAGGTGCTCCGGATCACAG ACAACCCATGGCGCTGCGACTGTGCCCTCCACTGGTTGAGGAGCTGGATTGACGAAGAGGGCCAGCGGTTGCTCAGTTCGGCCGAGCGGCGTATGGCGTGCTCCGAACCGCCTCGTCTGTCCCACCTGAGCCTGGTGGAAGTTCCACTGAACAGCCTCGTCTGCATCCCTCCGCTGGTGCAGCTGGAGCCCAGGAGGCTGGCTGTGCGTCTGGGTGAGAGCCTACGGGTGTCTTGTCATGCCTCCGGCTATCCACGACCTCAG GTCACATGGAGGAAGGCCTCACAGGGCAAGGTGGCGCCATCTCCCAGAGGACTGGTGCAGGAGCtgggaggtggagccagaggTGGAGGAAGAGTCGAGGAGCCTTCAGAGGCAGCTCGCGTGAGTCTGCAGAAAAATGATGGCGAGCACTTTGACCCCGACACGGGCAGCGGTATGCTGTTCCTCAGCAACGTCACTGTGGCGCACGCCGGCTTCTACGAGTGCGAGGCATGGAATGCCGGGGGTGTGGCCCGGGTCACGTTCCAACTGGCCATCaactcctcctcgtcttcctccatCTGGGCCACCTGGTCGCAGGTGACCCCTCCCCACTCGCCAGCCTGGCCCCGCCTGAGGAGCCCCGGCCCCGCTTCGGGTTCTGATGTGAGCCAAGAGCCACTCTACGCTCTGGGCAGCATGGCCTTTGGCGCTCTGGGCGCCGCCACACAGACGGCCATCGCAGCGGGCATCTCGCTGCTGGCTCTGACTGCTCTGCTGCTTGTGGCCATGATCTACAGCCGTCATCAGCAAGGAGACAAGGACGCGGATGGGGCTGATCAG GAGGAGAGCATCCTGTACGTCAACGACTACTCAGACGGCCCGACCACGTTCGCCCAGCTTGAAGAATACCGCGACGAGCGAGGCCACGAGATGTACGTCCTGAATCGGGCCAAGCCTGTGCTACCACCGGCCCCACCCACCGCCGTCTCCACCACCAGCCTGGGCTGCCCCGCTCCCTCCGACACCAGCAGCCACACGGCCTCCTCGGGGGCGGGCCAACCAGCGAGCCCCGCCCTCAATAAGCAAGTGCAAGTGGACGGGGACATTCGGACCATGAGGAGAATGGCGGGGGAAGGTGGGGAGGCGGAGCCAGTGGTGACCTCGGAGGGAGAGGGGATGTTTGTGAACCACACAGGCTTGTTTGTGGACTCGCAGATCGCCTACGAGATCCACTGCTGA